A stretch of the Serratia marcescens genome encodes the following:
- a CDS encoding amidohydrolase family protein has protein sequence MNSLARIDVHTHLVPPFWGSALPNHGGDPSGWTLPKWTADDHLRYMDKQQIATSVLSLTAPSVVGWEGQARRDMARKVNEYTADLVAKYPTRFGHFATVPLPDVEGAVREVEYALDVLKADGVVLLTNYEGVYLGDKKWAPLWAALNQRSAVVFIHPGHPIMDLLDGVPGPLVDYPFDTTRNAVHMVLNGVMDNYPNVKIILSHAGGFLPYAVLRFTLLAESLNPNGPSAQELDGKFKRFYFDTALSSGPNAFSSLLAFANHNNILFGSDYPYAPEPVAAKFNHILDAETNLTDAQKVNFNRNNGLALFPRLNK, from the coding sequence ATGAATTCATTAGCCAGAATCGACGTTCATACTCACCTGGTCCCGCCCTTTTGGGGCAGCGCGCTGCCGAACCACGGCGGCGATCCGTCCGGCTGGACCTTGCCAAAATGGACGGCGGACGATCATCTTCGCTATATGGACAAACAGCAAATAGCGACCAGCGTCCTATCGTTAACCGCGCCAAGCGTGGTTGGCTGGGAAGGTCAGGCTCGCCGCGATATGGCCAGGAAAGTCAATGAATATACGGCGGATCTGGTGGCGAAATACCCCACGCGGTTTGGTCACTTTGCGACCGTGCCGTTGCCGGACGTTGAGGGGGCGGTGCGTGAAGTTGAGTATGCACTGGATGTGCTGAAAGCCGATGGCGTGGTGTTATTAACCAATTATGAAGGGGTCTATTTAGGTGATAAAAAGTGGGCTCCGCTTTGGGCGGCGCTTAACCAACGCTCTGCCGTTGTTTTCATTCACCCTGGTCATCCCATCATGGATTTGCTGGATGGCGTTCCTGGCCCCTTGGTTGATTATCCGTTTGATACTACACGCAATGCCGTCCATATGGTGTTGAACGGCGTTATGGATAATTATCCTAACGTGAAAATTATTCTTTCGCATGCCGGCGGTTTCTTGCCTTATGCCGTTTTGCGTTTTACATTGCTGGCAGAGTCACTTAATCCAAATGGGCCGTCAGCTCAGGAATTGGACGGTAAATTTAAGCGCTTTTATTTTGATACCGCATTGTCTTCCGGCCCTAATGCATTCTCCAGCCTACTGGCGTTTGCGAATCATAATAATATTCTTTTCGGCAGCGATTATCCTTATGCGCCTGAGCCCGTCGCCGCTAAGTTTAATCATATTCTCGACGCCGAGACAAACCTGACCGATGCGCAGAAAGTAAACTTCAATCGGAATAACGGTCTCGCGCTTTTCCCGCGGTTAAATAAATAA